From one Triticum aestivum cultivar Chinese Spring chromosome 4B, IWGSC CS RefSeq v2.1, whole genome shotgun sequence genomic stretch:
- the LOC123093805 gene encoding subtilisin-like protease 4 (The sequence of the model RefSeq protein was modified relative to this genomic sequence to represent the inferred CDS: added 201 bases not found in genome assembly) has protein sequence MRTLVAVAVLLLVAQLLGASCHGQEQRKNYVVHLEPRDDEGSAALPVEDWHRSFLPEAAPTSAGDGADAGPRIIYSYSHVLTGFAARLSDAEADALRGRPGCIRLYPEVFLPLATTHSPGFLGLQTGKDGFWSRSGFGRGVVIGLVDTGILPSHPSFGDAGMPPPPKKWKGACEFKAIAGAGGCNNKVIGARAFGSAAVNDTAPPVDDAGHGTHTASTAAGNFVENADVRGNAHGTASGMAPHAHLAIYKVCSRSRCSIMDVIAGLDAAVKDGVDVISMSIDVSDGAQFNYDLVAVATYKAIERGIFVSAAAGNAGPAAGSVSNCAPWMLTVAAGTTDRAIRTTVKLGNGQEFDGESLFQPHNNSAGRPLPLVFPGASADPDARGCSSLPDSVSGKVVLCESRGFKEHVEQGQTVKAYSGAGMILMNKPEEGYTTFANAHVLPASHVSNAAGSKITAYFRSTPNPTASITFKGTVLGISPAPTVAFFSSRGPSKASPGILKPDISGPGMNILAAWAPSEMHPEFVDDVSLAFFMESGTSMSTPHLSGIAAVIKSLHPSWSPAAIKSALMTSSDPADKAGVPVKDEQYRRASFFTMGAGYVNPSRAVDPGLVYDLSPNDYIPYLCGLGYGDDGVKEIVHRRVDCAKLKPITEAELNYPSLVVKLLSQPITVRRTVKNVGKANSVYTAVVDMPKEVSVTVRPPMLRFSKVNERQSFTVTVRWAGTQPAVAGAEGNLKWVSPEHVVRSPIVVPPAKVVV, from the coding sequence gacGCCGGGCCCAGGATCATCTACTCCTACAGCCACGTGCTCACCGGGTTCGCGGCGCGGCTCAGCGACGCCGAGGCCGACGCGCTGCGGGGCAGGCCGGGCTGCATCAGGCTCTACCCGGAGGTCTTCCTGCCGCTGGCCACCACCCACTCGCCGGGCTTCCTCGGCCTGCAGACCGGCAAGGACGGCTTCTGGAGCCGCTCTGGGTTCGGCCGCGGCGTGGTGATTGGGCTCGTCGACACCGGGATACTGCCTAGTCACCCCTCCTTTGGGGACGCCGggatgccgccgccgcccaagAAGTGGAAGGGCGCGTGCGAGTTCAAGGCGATTGCCGGCGCGGGGGGTTGCAACAACAAGGTCATCGGGGCGCGCGCGTTCGGCAGCGCCGCCGTGAACGACACGGCGCCGCCCGTCGACGACGCCGGCCACGGCACCCACACGGCCAGCACGGCGGCCGGCAATTTCGTGGAGAACGCTGATGTCCGCGGCAATGCGCACGGCACGGCCTCCGGGATGGCGCCGCACGCGCACCTGGCCATTTACAAGGTGTGCTCGCGCAGCCGGTGCTCCATCATGGACGTCATTGCCGGGCTTGACGCCGCCGTCAAGGACGGGGTGGACGTCATCTCCATGTCCATCGACGTCTCGGACGGCGCGCAGTTCAACTACGACCTCGTTGCCGTCGCCACGTACAAGGCCATTGAGCGTGGCATCTTCGTCAGCGCCGCCGCCGGCAATGCCGGGCCGGCCGCTGGGAGCGTCTCCAACTGCGCGCCGTGGATGCTCACGGTCGCGGCAGGCACCACGGACCGGGCGATTCGCACGACGGTGAAGCTCGGCAACGGCCAGGAGTTCGACGGCGAGTCCCTGTTCCAGCCCCACAACAACTCCGCCGGGCGCCCGCTCCCGCTCGTGTTCCCCGGCGCCAGCGCCGACCCGGACGCCCGCGGCTGCAGCTCCCTCCCCGACTCGGTGAGCGGCAAGGTGGTGCTCTGCGAGAGCCGCGGCTTCAAGGAGCACGTCGAGCAGGGCCAGACCGTGAAGGCGTACAGCGGCGCCGGCATGATCCTGATGAACAAGCCGGAGGAGGGGTACACCACCTTCGCCAACGCGCACGTGCTGCCGGCGTCGCACGTCAGCAACGCCGCCGGCTCAAAGATCACCGCCTACTTCAGGTCCACGCCCAACCCCACGGCGAGCATCACGTTCAAGGGCACGGTGCTGGGCATCTCCCCCGCCCCGAcggtggccttcttctcctcccgcGGGCCGAGCAAGGCCAGCCCGGGCATCCTGAAGCCGGACATCAGCGGGCCGGGGATGAACATCCTCGCCGCGTGGGCGCCGAGCGAGATGCACCCGGAGTTCGTCGACGACGTGAGCCTGGCCTTCTTCATGGAGTCCGGCACGTCCATGTCCACCCCGCACCTGAGCGGCATCGCCGCCGTCATCAAGAGCCTGCACCCGAGCTGGTCCCCGGCGGCGATCAAGTCGGCGCTCATGACCTCCTCGGACCCCGCGGACAAGGCCGGCGTGCCGGTCAAGGACGAGCAGTACCGCCGGGCGAGCTTCTTCACCATGGGCGCCGGGTACGTGAACCCGTCGCGCGCCGTGGACCCGGGCCTGGTCTACGACCTCTCGCCCAACGACTACATCCCGTACCTGTGCGGGCTGGGCTACGGCGACGACGGCGTGAAGGAGATCGTGCACCGCCGCGTGGACTGCGCCAAGCTGAAGCCCATCACGGAGGCGGAGCTCAACTACCCGTCGCTGGTGGTGAAGCTGCTGTCGCAGCCGATCACCGTCCGCCGCACCGTGAAGAACGTGGGCAAGGCGAACTCCGTGTACACGGCGGTGGTGGACATGCCGAAGGAGGTGTCGGTCACGGTGCGCCCGCCCATGCTGCGGTTCTCCAAGGTGAACGAGAGGCAGAGCTTCACGGTGACCGTGCGGTGGGCCGGGACGCAGCCGGCCGTCGCCGGCGCCGAGGGGAACCTCAAGTGGGTCTCCCCCGAGCACGTCGTGCGGAGCCCCATCGTGGTGCCGCCGGCCAAGGTGGTCGTCTAA